The Anaerolineales bacterium genomic sequence TGAACCGGGTCCTGCTGCATGACGTGGCGGCCAACCCGGCGCCTTTCTACCTGCAGACACACAGCACCAACCCGCTGCTCTCGGCCGGCAGCATCGCGGCGGCGGTCCACGCATTTCGCCAGGCGTTGCCGCAGCACGATTCGCTCTTCAGTGTCACTCGCTGGCAGAAGCGTTTGTGGGACGCTGCCGGCAACCCGGTTAACCACGATCCGGCCGTACTGCTTAACACCCAGGACCTGCCGCCTGTGTATGAGGAGAACTCCTGCCTGTATCTCTTCGAGCGCGAGGGGTTTCTCCGCCGCAAGAACCGCATCGGCGAGCATCCGTTGTTGTTCGAGATCCCCGCAAGGGAGGCGTTGGACATTGATGATGAGGAGGAGTTCCGCCTGGTCGAGGGCCTGCTGGCGGGCCGAGGTTGAGCGATGGCAAAGCAGCAGTCGATTCCTGGCGCAGGGGAGAGCGGGTTGAAGGTTCTGGTCTCGGCGCCCTATCTGATCCCATCCATGGCGAGGTTCAAGCCGCTCTTTGACACGGCCGGGATCGAGACCTGGATCGCGCCGGTGGAGGAGCGGTTGGAGGAAGAGGCTCTGCTCCACTACGCCGGCAAGATCGATGGGGCGATCTGTGGTGACGACCAGTTCACCTCCCGGGTTCTCCAAGCTTGCGCACCCAGACTGCGAGTGATCTCCAAGTGGGGCACGGGCATCGATTCCATCGATCGTGAGGCGGCGACCCAACTGGGCATCCAGGTGTACAACACACCCGAC encodes the following:
- a CDS encoding acylneuraminate cytidylyltransferase family protein → MSELEIVALVPMRHHSQRVPGKNYRLLNGRPLYAYILDSLLQSGAVSRIVVDTDSPEIRRGIGEAFPAVTLIDRPPELRDGSISMNRVLLHDVAANPAPFYLQTHSTNPLLSAGSIAAAVHAFRQALPQHDSLFSVTRWQKRLWDAAGNPVNHDPAVLLNTQDLPPVYEENSCLYLFEREGFLRRKNRIGEHPLLFEIPAREALDIDDEEEFRLVEGLLAGRG